The Corynebacterium felinum DNA segment TGCTCGTTGTGGGCATTTTTGTTGCTGTGCGCCCGCACTTTGGGCAGCTTCAACAAGGACGAAAGCACCGTCGAGTTTTACTCATTGTGCTCGTGTCGGTGATTTCTTTTTATGATGGCATCTTTGGCCCCGGTACGGGCATGTTTTTGGTCATGGCATTTACCGCATGCGCAACAGGGGATTTTCTCCACTCGTCCGTGATGGCAAAAGTGGTCAATACCTGCACTAACGCGGGGGCGCTGGTGATGTTTATTTTTTTAGGCCACGTGTATTTTCTCCTCGGAGCAAGCTTGGCTGTAGCCACTATTCTGGGTGCCCAACTAGGAGCCCGCACGGTCATTGGGGGCGGGGCGCGTTTTGTCCGCATCGCACTTGTGATCATGGTTATTGTGATGGCAACCAAGCTTGGGATTGATTCACTCGCAGGTGGGGCTTTCACCTAGGAGGGCCGGGGGGATGGGGTGAAAAGTGTTAAAAAGTGCACATTTCACCGAGCTGGGGCTGACGTTAAGCGTAATTAGTGGCAGACTTGGAAGCATGGCTAATGGAAAACTAGTGCTCCTCCGTCACGGACAGAGCGAATGGAACGCATCGAACCAGTTCACCGGTTGGGTTGATGTCAACCTCACTGCGAAGGGCGAAGAAGAGGCAAAGCGCGGTGGCGCGCTGCTGCGCGAGGCAGGCATTGTGCCCACCGTGCTCTACACTTCGCTCCTGCGTCGCGCGATTCGCACCGCAAATATCGCGCTTAATGAAGCCGACCTGCACTGGATCCCTGTTATCCGCGATTGGCGTCTGAACGAGCGCCATTACGGTGCGCTGCAGGGTCTGAATAAGGCAGAGACTAAGGAAAAGTACGGCGACGACCAGTTCATGGCGTGGCGTCGTTCCTACGACACCCCACCACCAGCACTGGCTGATGACAGCGAGTACTCCCAGGTCAACGATCCTCGCTACGCACATTTGGATGAAGTTCCACGCACCGAATGCCTCAAGGATGTTGTGGTTCGTTTCATCCCTTATTTCGAGGAAGAGATCCTGCCTCGCGTGAAGAACGGGGAAACCGTCCTAGTTGCAGCTCACGGCAACTCCCTGCGTGCCCTTGTTAAGCACCTGGATGCTATTTCCGATGAGGATATTGCGGAGCTGAACATCCCTACCGGTATCCCACTG contains these protein-coding regions:
- a CDS encoding TSUP family transporter, whose amino-acid sequence is MIDYAWLIAPAFLAGWVDAVIGGGGLILVPALLSAGLAPSTALGTNKLSAVFGTASAALVLVKKVGAPLALGRFVVIGLLCSGLGALLASSLAQEIMRPIVIVLLLVVGIFVAVRPHFGQLQQGRKHRRVLLIVLVSVISFYDGIFGPGTGMFLVMAFTACATGDFLHSSVMAKVVNTCTNAGALVMFIFLGHVYFLLGASLAVATILGAQLGARTVIGGGARFVRIALVIMVIVMATKLGIDSLAGGAFT
- a CDS encoding phosphoglyceromutase, which gives rise to MANGKLVLLRHGQSEWNASNQFTGWVDVNLTAKGEEEAKRGGALLREAGIVPTVLYTSLLRRAIRTANIALNEADLHWIPVIRDWRLNERHYGALQGLNKAETKEKYGDDQFMAWRRSYDTPPPALADDSEYSQVNDPRYAHLDEVPRTECLKDVVVRFIPYFEEEILPRVKNGETVLVAAHGNSLRALVKHLDAISDEDIAELNIPTGIPLVYELDENGTVQNPGGTYLDPEAAAAGAAAVAAQGAK